The Dermacentor albipictus isolate Rhodes 1998 colony chromosome 2, USDA_Dalb.pri_finalv2, whole genome shotgun sequence genome has a segment encoding these proteins:
- the LOC135918172 gene encoding uncharacterized protein isoform X3, producing MIRVWHLILAVLAVAALTEGQRNSYDPQRSSSASDAARRFDLTEEEQRCYDQQRFTQQELQVLRALDDKLRNGEITRVRSTYPSNVSQTEREMFKERIYSAIMSIAPNERAARIIKEKLENFVKCMANSYQRPYPGGRNQRE from the exons ATGATTCGCGTTTGGCACTTGATTCTCGCTGTGCTTGCCGTGGCGGCGCTGACGGAAGGGCAGCGAAACTCTTACGACCCCCAGCGCTCAAGTTCTGCTTCGGATGCCGCTAGAAGGTTCGATCTCACCGAAGAAG AACAGAGATGCTACGACCAGCAGCGCTTCACGCAGCAGGAACTGCAAGTg CTGAGAGCCCTTGACGACAAACTCCGAAACGGCGAG ATCACCAGAGTGAGGTCAACGTACCCGAGCAACGTGTCCCAAACGGAGAGAGAAATGTTTAAGGAGAGGATATACAGCGCCATT ATGAGCATCGCACCAAATGAGCGAGCGGCCCGGATCATCAAGGAAAAATTGGAGAACTTTGTT AAATGCATGGCCAACAGCTACCAACGTCCTTATCCAGGGGGTCGCAATCAGAGAGAATGa
- the LOC135918172 gene encoding uncharacterized protein isoform X4, with amino-acid sequence MKRGGTEVVGRKNIAWTWNRQQAQDTWRITAEEQRCYDQQRFTQQELQVLRALDDKLRNGEITRVRSTYPSNVSQTEREMFKERIYSAIMSIAPNERAARIIKEKLENFVKCMANSYQRPYPGGRNQRE; translated from the exons ATGAAACGTGGAGGTACTGAAGTGGTTGGCAGAAAGAATATTGCATGGACATGGAACAGACAGCAGGCCCAGGACACCTGGCGAATCACTGCTGAAG AACAGAGATGCTACGACCAGCAGCGCTTCACGCAGCAGGAACTGCAAGTg CTGAGAGCCCTTGACGACAAACTCCGAAACGGCGAG ATCACCAGAGTGAGGTCAACGTACCCGAGCAACGTGTCCCAAACGGAGAGAGAAATGTTTAAGGAGAGGATATACAGCGCCATT ATGAGCATCGCACCAAATGAGCGAGCGGCCCGGATCATCAAGGAAAAATTGGAGAACTTTGTT AAATGCATGGCCAACAGCTACCAACGTCCTTATCCAGGGGGTCGCAATCAGAGAGAATGa
- the LOC135918172 gene encoding uncharacterized protein isoform X2: MKRGGTEVVGRKNIAWTWNRQQAQDTWRITAEGFFHLRTLVSALSEDGSRTGLSQMCQRRLHNEQRCYDQQRFTQQELQVLRALDDKLRNGEITRVRSTYPSNVSQTEREMFKERIYSAIMSIAPNERAARIIKEKLENFVKCMANSYQRPYPGGRNQRE; the protein is encoded by the exons ATGAAACGTGGAGGTACTGAAGTGGTTGGCAGAAAGAATATTGCATGGACATGGAACAGACAGCAGGCCCAGGACACCTGGCGAATCACTGCTGAAG GCTTCTTTCACCTACGGACGTTAGTGAGTGCTCTGAGCGAAGATGGCAGTAGGACCGGCTTGAGCCAGATGTGCCAACGTCGATTGCACAACG AACAGAGATGCTACGACCAGCAGCGCTTCACGCAGCAGGAACTGCAAGTg CTGAGAGCCCTTGACGACAAACTCCGAAACGGCGAG ATCACCAGAGTGAGGTCAACGTACCCGAGCAACGTGTCCCAAACGGAGAGAGAAATGTTTAAGGAGAGGATATACAGCGCCATT ATGAGCATCGCACCAAATGAGCGAGCGGCCCGGATCATCAAGGAAAAATTGGAGAACTTTGTT AAATGCATGGCCAACAGCTACCAACGTCCTTATCCAGGGGGTCGCAATCAGAGAGAATGa
- the LOC135918172 gene encoding uncharacterized protein isoform X5: MCQRRLHNEQRCYDQQRFTQQELQVLRALDDKLRNGEITRVRSTYPSNVSQTEREMFKERIYSAIMSIAPNERAARIIKEKLENFVKCMANSYQRPYPGGRNQRE; encoded by the exons ATGTGCCAACGTCGATTGCACAACG AACAGAGATGCTACGACCAGCAGCGCTTCACGCAGCAGGAACTGCAAGTg CTGAGAGCCCTTGACGACAAACTCCGAAACGGCGAG ATCACCAGAGTGAGGTCAACGTACCCGAGCAACGTGTCCCAAACGGAGAGAGAAATGTTTAAGGAGAGGATATACAGCGCCATT ATGAGCATCGCACCAAATGAGCGAGCGGCCCGGATCATCAAGGAAAAATTGGAGAACTTTGTT AAATGCATGGCCAACAGCTACCAACGTCCTTATCCAGGGGGTCGCAATCAGAGAGAATGa
- the LOC135918172 gene encoding uncharacterized protein isoform X1, protein MIRVWHLILAVLAVAALTEGQRNSYDPQRSSSASDAARRFDLTEEGFFHLRTLVSALSEDGSRTGLSQMCQRRLHNEQRCYDQQRFTQQELQVLRALDDKLRNGEITRVRSTYPSNVSQTEREMFKERIYSAIMSIAPNERAARIIKEKLENFVKCMANSYQRPYPGGRNQRE, encoded by the exons ATGATTCGCGTTTGGCACTTGATTCTCGCTGTGCTTGCCGTGGCGGCGCTGACGGAAGGGCAGCGAAACTCTTACGACCCCCAGCGCTCAAGTTCTGCTTCGGATGCCGCTAGAAGGTTCGATCTCACCGAAGAAG GCTTCTTTCACCTACGGACGTTAGTGAGTGCTCTGAGCGAAGATGGCAGTAGGACCGGCTTGAGCCAGATGTGCCAACGTCGATTGCACAACG AACAGAGATGCTACGACCAGCAGCGCTTCACGCAGCAGGAACTGCAAGTg CTGAGAGCCCTTGACGACAAACTCCGAAACGGCGAG ATCACCAGAGTGAGGTCAACGTACCCGAGCAACGTGTCCCAAACGGAGAGAGAAATGTTTAAGGAGAGGATATACAGCGCCATT ATGAGCATCGCACCAAATGAGCGAGCGGCCCGGATCATCAAGGAAAAATTGGAGAACTTTGTT AAATGCATGGCCAACAGCTACCAACGTCCTTATCCAGGGGGTCGCAATCAGAGAGAATGa